In one window of candidate division WOR-3 bacterium DNA:
- the cdd gene encoding cytidine deaminase: MEKIQEEIFKLYKLACNIRKKAYAPYSNFKVGAALKTKKGKIYTGSNIENSSFGLTVCAERIAIFKAVNDGIREFDFIAICADKEVFPCGACLQVMNEFSPEMKIILKVNKKIKVYKLKELLPFGLIKIFSYNKL; encoded by the coding sequence ATGGAAAAAATTCAAGAGGAAATCTTTAAACTTTATAAATTGGCTTGTAATATAAGGAAAAAAGCTTATGCTCCTTATTCAAATTTCAAGGTTGGTGCGGCTTTGAAAACTAAAAAGGGAAAAATATATACAGGTTCAAATATTGAAAATTCTTCCTTTGGTTTAACTGTATGTGCTGAAAGAATTGCCATTTTTAAAGCTGTAAATGATGGAATAAGGGAGTTTGATTTTATAGCAATATGTGCAGATAAGGAAGTTTTTCCCTGTGGAGCTTGTTTACAAGTTATGAATGAATTCTCCCCTGAAATGAAAATAATATTAAAAGTAAATAAAAAGATAAAAGTATATAAATTAAAGGAACTTTTGCCTTTTGGTTTGATAAAAATTTTTTCTTATAATAAACTATGA
- a CDS encoding LapA family protein: MTTIRLIFGLFIFFFLLFIFLQNAEERVNLYLLKYSFNDIPLFWVIFFSFLAGSIFVILLAIYQEIKFRWRLFRKDIEISNLKKEINELRKMIAEETGYKEVSPEESEKRENFSEEE, encoded by the coding sequence ATGACTACTATCCGATTAATATTTGGGCTTTTCATCTTTTTTTTTCTACTTTTCATTTTTTTACAAAATGCTGAGGAGAGAGTTAATTTATACCTTTTAAAGTATTCCTTTAATGATATTCCCCTCTTCTGGGTGATTTTCTTTTCCTTTCTTGCTGGTTCTATTTTTGTTATTCTTCTTGCAATTTACCAGGAGATAAAATTCAGATGGCGACTTTTTAGAAAGGATATTGAAATAAGTAATTTAAAAAAGGAAATAAATGAGCTGAGGAAAATGATCGCTGAAGAAACAGGTTATAAAGAAGTAAGCCCAGAAGAATCTGAAAAAAGAGAAAATTTTTCTGAAGAGGAATAA